A genomic window from Streptomyces sp. WMMC940 includes:
- a CDS encoding response regulator: MAIRVLLVDDQPLLRTGFRMILEAEQDIAVVGEAGDGLQALDQVRALQPDVVLMDIRMPRMDGVEATRQITGPERDGPAKVLVLTTFDLDEYVVEALRAGASGFLLKDAPANELVQAIRVVAAGEAMLAPSITRRLLDKYAGHLPSGEEPAPNTLHTLTEREVEVLKLVARGLSNAEIAADLFVSETTVKTHVGHVLTKLGLRDRVQAAVYAYESGLVRPGAQ; encoded by the coding sequence GTGGCTATCCGCGTCCTACTCGTCGACGACCAACCGCTGCTGCGCACGGGCTTCCGGATGATCCTGGAGGCCGAGCAGGACATCGCCGTGGTCGGTGAGGCCGGGGACGGCCTGCAGGCCCTGGACCAGGTGCGGGCGCTGCAGCCCGACGTGGTGCTGATGGACATCCGGATGCCGCGCATGGACGGCGTCGAGGCGACCCGCCAGATCACCGGCCCGGAGCGGGACGGTCCGGCCAAGGTACTGGTGCTGACCACGTTCGACCTCGACGAGTACGTCGTCGAGGCGCTGCGGGCGGGCGCGAGCGGCTTCCTGCTGAAGGACGCCCCGGCGAACGAGCTGGTCCAGGCGATCCGGGTGGTCGCGGCCGGCGAGGCGATGCTGGCGCCGAGCATCACGCGGCGGCTGCTCGACAAGTACGCGGGGCATCTGCCGTCGGGCGAGGAGCCGGCGCCGAACACCCTGCACACCCTGACCGAGCGGGAGGTCGAGGTCCTGAAGCTGGTGGCCCGCGGGCTGTCGAACGCCGAGATCGCGGCGGACCTCTTCGTCAGCGAGACGACGGTCAAGACGCACGTGGGCCACGTCCTGACGAAACTGGGCCTGCGCGACCGGGTCCAGGCGGCGGTGTACGCGTACGAGAGCGGGCTGGTGCGACCGGGAGCGCAGTGA
- a CDS encoding RecB family exonuclease, whose product MSTSQPPVPEGPPHPVAGPTPAAEAPAPAVEGPPSAAAVPPQPLPADESGAADGHPVPPEAPPASPPEGRPPMSLSPSRASDFMQCPLLYRFRVIDRLPEKPSEAATRGTLVHAVLERLFDAPAVERTAPRAKALVPGQWDRLLESRPELGELFARDEDGERLARWMSEAEALVERWFSLEDPTRLEPAERELFVETELESGLRLRGVIDRVDVAPTGEVRIVDYKTGKAPLPEYSEGALFQMKFYALVVWRLKGVVPRRLQLVYLGSGEVLTYDPVPADLERVERKLLALWDAIMRATETGDWRPRPTKLCGWCDHRALCPEFGGTPPVYPLPVVPAG is encoded by the coding sequence ATGAGTACGAGTCAGCCGCCCGTTCCGGAAGGCCCGCCGCACCCCGTGGCGGGGCCGACGCCCGCCGCGGAGGCCCCCGCGCCGGCGGTGGAGGGTCCTCCGTCCGCCGCCGCGGTGCCGCCGCAGCCCCTTCCGGCGGACGAGTCCGGCGCTGCCGACGGGCATCCGGTCCCGCCGGAGGCTCCTCCCGCCTCCCCGCCGGAGGGACGGCCGCCGATGTCGCTGTCGCCCTCGCGGGCGAGCGACTTCATGCAGTGCCCGCTGCTCTACCGCTTCCGGGTGATCGACCGGCTGCCGGAGAAGCCGAGCGAGGCGGCCACCAGGGGCACGCTGGTGCACGCGGTCCTGGAGCGGCTCTTCGACGCGCCGGCCGTGGAGCGCACGGCGCCGCGTGCCAAGGCGCTCGTCCCCGGTCAGTGGGACAGGCTGCTGGAGTCGCGGCCCGAGCTGGGCGAGCTGTTCGCCCGGGACGAGGACGGCGAGCGGCTGGCGCGCTGGATGTCCGAGGCGGAGGCGCTGGTCGAGCGCTGGTTCTCGTTGGAGGACCCGACACGGCTGGAGCCGGCCGAGCGCGAGCTGTTCGTGGAGACGGAGCTGGAGTCGGGGCTGCGGCTGCGCGGGGTGATCGACCGGGTGGACGTGGCGCCCACGGGCGAGGTGCGGATCGTCGACTACAAGACGGGCAAGGCGCCCCTCCCCGAGTACAGCGAGGGCGCGCTGTTCCAGATGAAGTTCTACGCCCTGGTGGTCTGGCGGCTGAAGGGCGTGGTGCCGCGGCGACTGCAGCTGGTGTACCTGGGCAGCGGGGAGGTTCTCACCTACGACCCGGTCCCGGCGGACCTGGAGCGGGTGGAGCGCAAGCTGCTGGCCCTGTGGGACGCGATCATGCGGGCCACCGAGACGGGCGACTGGCGGCCGCGTCCGACCAAGCTCTGCGGCTGGTGCGACCACCGGGCCCTGTGCCCGGAGTTCGGCGGGACTCCGCCGGTGTACCCGCTGCCCGTGGTCCCCGCGGGCTGA
- a CDS encoding site-2 protease family protein, whose protein sequence is MKKDEESGERTRARSGTGEADPGGGHERSAEPGGGILMGRPFGVPVYVAPSWFLVAALITWVFGGQLDRVLPELGGARYLVSLFFAVAFYASVLVHELAHTVVALRYKLPVRRIQLQFFGGVSEIEKESETPGREFVLAFVGPLLSLVLAAVFYAGMQAVEPGTVPGVLLAGLMISNLIVAAFNLLPGLPLDGGRMLRAVVWKITGRPMSGTVAAAWVGRALAVAVLIGLPLLTHTGALGNPTEDIGGMETVTDALLAAILAAIIWTGAGNSLRMARLREHLPELRARALTRRAVPVGSETPLSEALRRANEAGARALVVVDGHGDPTALVREAAIVGVPEHRRPWVAVGGLAQDLTDGMKVPAELAGEALLDRLRANPATEYLVVEETGEIYGVLSTADVERAFVAAMARPGS, encoded by the coding sequence GTGAAGAAGGACGAGGAGAGCGGCGAGCGTACGCGCGCGCGGTCCGGCACGGGAGAAGCGGACCCCGGCGGCGGACACGAACGCTCCGCGGAGCCCGGCGGCGGCATCCTCATGGGCCGCCCCTTCGGCGTGCCCGTGTACGTCGCCCCCAGCTGGTTCCTGGTCGCGGCCCTCATCACCTGGGTCTTCGGCGGCCAGCTGGACCGGGTCCTGCCGGAGCTCGGCGGCGCCCGCTATCTCGTGTCGCTGTTCTTCGCGGTGGCCTTCTACGCGTCCGTGCTGGTCCACGAACTGGCCCACACCGTCGTGGCGCTGCGGTACAAGCTGCCCGTGCGGCGGATCCAGCTCCAGTTCTTCGGCGGCGTCTCGGAGATCGAGAAGGAGTCGGAGACCCCGGGCCGGGAGTTCGTCCTCGCGTTCGTCGGGCCGTTGCTGTCGCTCGTCCTCGCCGCGGTCTTCTACGCCGGTATGCAGGCCGTCGAGCCCGGTACGGTCCCCGGCGTGCTGCTGGCGGGGCTGATGATCTCCAACCTCATCGTGGCCGCCTTCAACCTGCTCCCCGGACTGCCGCTGGACGGCGGCCGGATGCTGCGCGCGGTCGTCTGGAAGATCACGGGCAGGCCGATGAGCGGAACCGTCGCCGCCGCGTGGGTCGGCCGTGCCCTCGCCGTCGCCGTACTGATCGGACTGCCCCTCCTCACGCACACCGGCGCCCTCGGCAACCCCACCGAGGACATCGGCGGCATGGAGACCGTCACGGACGCCCTGCTCGCCGCCATCCTCGCCGCGATCATCTGGACCGGTGCGGGCAACAGCCTGCGCATGGCCCGTCTGCGGGAGCACCTGCCCGAACTGCGTGCCCGGGCCCTCACCCGGCGGGCCGTCCCCGTCGGCTCGGAGACCCCGCTGTCCGAGGCGCTGCGGCGCGCCAACGAGGCCGGCGCCCGCGCCCTCGTCGTGGTCGACGGGCACGGCGACCCGACCGCCCTCGTCCGCGAGGCCGCGATCGTCGGCGTCCCCGAGCACCGCCGTCCCTGGGTCGCCGTCGGCGGTCTCGCCCAGGACCTCACGGACGGCATGAAGGTCCCCGCCGAACTCGCCGGCGAGGCACTGCTGGACCGGCTGCGCGCGAATCCGGCCACCGAGTACCTGGTGGTGGAGGAGACCGGGGAGATCTACGGAGTGCTCTCCACGGCGGACGTCGAGCGGGCCTTCGTGGCCGCGATGGCCCGCCCCGGCTCCTGA
- a CDS encoding tRNA (adenine-N1)-methyltransferase, with amino-acid sequence MSEPTGAARRRGPFKVGDQVQLTDPKGRHYTFTLEAGKNFHTHKGSFPHDELIGAPEGSVVRTTGNVAYLALRPLLPDYVLSMPRGAAVVYPKDAGQILAFADIFSGARVVEAGVGSGSLSAFLLRAIGDEGMLHSYERREDFAEIARGNVERYFGGPHPAWTLTVGDLQDNLSDADVDRVILDMLAPWECLEAVSKALVPGGILCCYVATTTQLARTVESIREIGCYAEPQPWESMIRNWHVEGLAVRPDHRMIGHTGFLVTARRLADGVEPPMRRRRPAKGAYGEDYEGPNKG; translated from the coding sequence ATGTCCGAACCGACCGGTGCCGCCCGCCGTCGCGGGCCCTTCAAGGTCGGGGACCAGGTCCAGCTCACCGACCCCAAGGGACGCCACTACACGTTCACGCTCGAGGCCGGGAAGAACTTCCACACCCACAAGGGTTCCTTCCCGCACGACGAGCTGATCGGCGCCCCCGAGGGCAGTGTCGTCCGTACCACGGGAAACGTCGCCTACCTCGCGCTGCGCCCCCTGCTCCCCGACTACGTCCTGTCCATGCCCCGCGGCGCAGCCGTGGTCTACCCCAAGGACGCGGGGCAGATCCTGGCCTTCGCCGACATCTTCTCCGGGGCCCGTGTCGTGGAGGCGGGTGTCGGCTCCGGCTCGCTGAGCGCCTTCCTGCTGCGCGCCATCGGCGACGAGGGCATGCTGCACTCCTACGAGCGCCGTGAGGACTTCGCGGAGATCGCAAGGGGCAACGTCGAGCGCTACTTCGGCGGACCCCACCCCGCCTGGACGCTGACCGTCGGTGACCTGCAGGACAACCTCTCGGACGCCGACGTCGACCGCGTCATCCTGGACATGCTCGCGCCCTGGGAGTGCCTGGAGGCCGTCTCCAAGGCGCTCGTCCCCGGCGGCATCCTGTGCTGCTACGTGGCGACCACCACGCAGCTCGCGCGGACCGTGGAGTCCATCCGTGAGATCGGCTGCTACGCCGAGCCGCAGCCGTGGGAGTCCATGATCCGCAACTGGCACGTCGAGGGCCTGGCCGTGCGGCCGGACCATCGGATGATCGGCCACACCGGCTTCCTGGTCACCGCCCGCCGACTCGCGGACGGCGTGGAGCCGCCGATGCGCCGCCGCAGGCCCGCCAAGGGCGCCTACGGCGAGGACTACGAGGGCCCGAACAAGGGCTGA
- a CDS encoding ferredoxin, with protein sequence MNEALEVWIDQELCTGDGICAQYAPEVFELDIDGLAYVKSADDELLQDPGATTPVPLPLLTDVIDSAKECPGDCIHVRRVSDKTEVYGPDAE encoded by the coding sequence ATGAACGAGGCGCTCGAGGTCTGGATCGACCAGGAGCTGTGCACCGGCGACGGCATCTGCGCCCAGTACGCACCCGAGGTCTTCGAGCTGGACATCGACGGTCTGGCGTACGTGAAGAGCGCCGACGACGAACTGCTGCAGGACCCGGGCGCCACAACGCCCGTGCCGCTGCCGCTGCTGACCGACGTCATCGATTCGGCCAAGGAGTGCCCCGGCGACTGCATCCATGTACGCCGCGTTTCGGACAAGACAGAGGTGTACGGGCCCGACGCCGAGTAG
- the arc gene encoding proteasome ATPase: MAAHDDDNNRGFRPGRGSEDPAGQVAYLEQEIAVLRRKLADSPRHTRILEERIVELQTNLAGVSAQNERLANTLREARDQIVALKEEVDRLAQPPAGFGVFLQANEDGTADIFTGGRKLRVNVSPGVEAEELRRGQEVMLNEALNVVEAMEFERTGDIVTLKEILEDGERALVIGHTDEERVVRLAEPLLDVTIRPGDALLLEPRSGYVYEVVPKSEVEELVLEEVPDVDYDKIGGLGGQIEMIRDAVELPYLHPDLFKEHELRPPKGILLYGPPGCGKTLIAKAVANSLAKKVAEVTGQPAGKSYFLNIKGPELLNKYVGETERHIRLVFQRAREKAGEGTPVIVFFDEMESLFRTRGSGVSSDVENTIVPQLLAEIDGVEGLENVIVIGASNREDMIDPAILRPGRLDVKIKIERPDAEAAKDIFAKYLTPSLPLHADDLSEHTGSKEAAVQGMIQSVVEQMYAESEENRFLEVTYANGDKEVLYFKDFNSGAMIQNIVDRAKKMAIKAFLDHDQKGLRVAHLLQACVDEFKENEDLPNTTNPDDWARISGKKGERIVFIRTLVTGKQGADTGRSIDTVANTGQYL, encoded by the coding sequence GTGGCAGCCCACGACGACGACAACAACCGCGGCTTCCGGCCGGGGCGGGGGTCTGAAGACCCCGCCGGCCAGGTCGCCTATCTCGAGCAGGAAATCGCCGTCCTGCGCCGCAAGCTCGCCGACTCTCCGCGTCATACGAGGATTCTCGAGGAGCGGATCGTCGAGCTGCAGACGAACCTGGCCGGCGTGTCCGCGCAGAACGAACGACTGGCGAACACGCTCCGTGAGGCCCGGGACCAGATCGTGGCCCTCAAGGAAGAGGTCGACCGGCTCGCGCAGCCGCCTGCCGGCTTCGGTGTCTTCCTGCAGGCCAACGAGGACGGCACCGCCGACATCTTCACCGGGGGCCGCAAGCTCCGGGTGAACGTCAGCCCCGGCGTCGAGGCCGAAGAGCTCCGGCGCGGCCAGGAGGTCATGCTCAACGAGGCGCTCAACGTGGTCGAGGCCATGGAGTTCGAGCGCACCGGGGACATCGTCACCCTCAAGGAGATCCTCGAGGACGGCGAGCGGGCCCTGGTGATCGGGCACACCGACGAGGAACGGGTGGTGCGGCTCGCCGAGCCGTTGCTGGACGTCACCATCCGCCCCGGCGACGCCCTGCTGCTCGAGCCCAGGTCCGGGTACGTGTACGAGGTCGTGCCCAAGAGCGAGGTCGAGGAGCTGGTCCTCGAAGAGGTCCCGGACGTCGACTACGACAAGATCGGCGGCCTGGGCGGTCAGATCGAGATGATCCGGGACGCCGTCGAGCTCCCCTACCTCCACCCCGACCTCTTCAAGGAGCACGAACTGCGGCCGCCGAAGGGCATCCTGCTCTACGGCCCGCCCGGATGCGGCAAGACGCTGATCGCGAAGGCCGTCGCCAACTCCCTTGCCAAGAAGGTCGCCGAGGTGACCGGCCAGCCCGCGGGGAAGAGCTACTTCCTCAACATCAAGGGCCCCGAGCTCCTCAACAAGTACGTCGGCGAGACCGAGCGGCACATCCGCCTGGTCTTCCAGCGCGCGCGTGAGAAGGCCGGTGAGGGCACGCCCGTCATCGTCTTCTTCGACGAGATGGAGTCCCTCTTCCGCACCCGTGGCTCCGGTGTCAGCTCGGACGTCGAGAACACGATCGTTCCCCAGCTGCTCGCCGAGATCGACGGTGTGGAGGGCCTGGAGAACGTGATCGTGATCGGCGCCTCCAACCGCGAGGACATGATCGACCCCGCGATCCTGCGGCCCGGCCGGCTCGACGTCAAGATCAAGATCGAGCGCCCGGACGCGGAGGCGGCGAAGGACATCTTCGCGAAGTACCTCACGCCGTCGCTGCCGCTGCACGCGGACGACCTCTCCGAGCACACCGGCTCCAAGGAAGCGGCCGTACAGGGCATGATCCAGTCGGTCGTGGAGCAGATGTACGCGGAATCCGAGGAGAACCGCTTCCTCGAGGTCACGTACGCGAACGGCGACAAGGAAGTCCTCTACTTCAAGGACTTCAATTCCGGCGCCATGATCCAGAACATCGTGGACCGGGCGAAGAAGATGGCCATCAAGGCCTTCCTCGACCACGACCAGAAGGGTCTCCGCGTCGCGCACCTGCTCCAGGCCTGCGTCGACGAATTCAAGGAGAACGAGGACCTGCCGAACACCACGAACCCGGACGACTGGGCCCGGATCTCCGGAAAGAAGGGCGAGCGGATCGTGTTCATCCGCACCCTCGTCACCGGAAAGCAGGGCGCGGACACCGGACGCTCCATCGACACGGTGGCGAACACCGGTCAGTACCTGTAG
- the dop gene encoding depupylase/deamidase Dop, which produces MTVRRVMGIETEYGISVPGHPNANAMLTSSQIVNAYAAAMHRARRARWDFEEENPLRDARGFDLAREAADSSQLTDEDIGLANVILTNGARLYVDHAHPEYSAPEVTNPRDAVLWDKAGERIMAEAAERAAQLPGAQPIHLYKNNTDNKGASYGTHENYLMKRETAFSDIVRHLTPFFVSRQVVTGAGRVGIGQDGHEHGFQISQRADYFEVEVGLETTLKRPIINTRDEPHADAEKYRRLHVIIGDANLSEISTYLKLGTTALVLSMIEDGFINVDLAVDQPVRTLHQVSHDPSLQRLVTLRSGRTLTAVQLQMEYFELARKYVEDRFGMDADEQTKDVLVRWEDTLNRLENDPMSLSGELDWVAKREILEGYRRRDDLDWDAARLHLVDLQYADVRPEKGLYNRLVARGKMKRLLDEPDVERAESKPPEDTRAYFRGRCLEQYADDVAAASWDSVIFDLPGRDSLQRVPTLEPLRGTRNHVKELLDRCRTAEDLVRVLSGG; this is translated from the coding sequence ATGACCGTACGGCGAGTAATGGGCATCGAGACGGAGTACGGGATCTCCGTCCCCGGCCACCCGAACGCCAATGCCATGCTCACCTCGTCCCAGATCGTCAACGCCTACGCGGCGGCGATGCACCGGGCGCGCCGCGCCCGCTGGGACTTCGAGGAGGAGAATCCCCTGCGGGACGCCCGGGGCTTCGACCTGGCCCGCGAGGCCGCTGACTCCAGCCAGCTCACCGACGAGGACATCGGCCTGGCCAACGTGATCCTCACCAACGGCGCCCGGCTCTACGTGGACCACGCCCACCCCGAGTACAGCGCCCCCGAGGTCACCAATCCCCGCGACGCCGTGCTCTGGGACAAGGCGGGCGAGCGGATCATGGCGGAGGCGGCCGAGCGCGCCGCCCAGCTGCCCGGCGCCCAGCCCATCCATCTGTACAAGAACAACACCGACAACAAGGGCGCGTCCTACGGCACGCACGAGAACTACCTGATGAAGCGGGAGACCGCCTTCTCGGACATCGTGCGGCACCTGACGCCGTTCTTCGTGTCCCGGCAGGTCGTGACCGGCGCCGGCCGGGTCGGGATCGGCCAGGACGGCCACGAGCACGGCTTCCAGATCAGCCAGCGGGCCGACTACTTCGAGGTGGAGGTGGGCCTGGAGACCACCCTGAAGCGGCCCATCATCAACACCAGGGACGAGCCGCACGCCGACGCGGAGAAGTACCGCCGACTCCATGTGATCATCGGCGACGCGAACCTGTCCGAGATCTCGACCTACCTCAAGCTCGGTACGACCGCCCTGGTGCTGTCGATGATCGAGGACGGCTTCATCAACGTCGACCTGGCCGTCGACCAGCCCGTGCGCACGCTGCACCAGGTCTCCCACGACCCGTCCCTGCAGCGGCTGGTCACGCTGCGCAGCGGCCGGACACTCACCGCGGTCCAGCTGCAGATGGAGTACTTCGAGCTGGCGCGCAAGTACGTCGAGGACCGCTTCGGCATGGACGCGGACGAGCAGACCAAGGACGTCCTGGTGCGCTGGGAGGACACGCTCAACCGGCTCGAGAACGACCCGATGAGCCTGTCGGGCGAGCTGGACTGGGTCGCCAAGCGGGAGATCCTGGAGGGCTACCGCAGGCGCGACGACCTCGACTGGGACGCGGCCCGGCTGCATCTCGTGGACCTGCAGTACGCGGACGTGCGCCCCGAGAAGGGGCTCTACAACCGCCTGGTGGCCCGCGGCAAGATGAAGCGGCTCCTGGACGAGCCCGACGTCGAGCGGGCCGAGAGCAAGCCTCCCGAGGACACCAGGGCGTATTTCCGCGGGCGCTGCCTGGAGCAGTACGCGGACGACGTGGCGGCCGCCTCCTGGGACTCGGTGATCTTCGATCTGCCGGGGCGGGACTCCCTGCAGCGCGTACCGACGCTGGAACCGTTGCGTGGTACACGTAACCATGTGAAGGAGCTTCTTGACCGGTGCCGGACGGCGGAGGACCTGGTCCGCGTCCTCTCCGGGGGCTGA
- a CDS encoding ubiquitin-like protein Pup, whose protein sequence is MATKDTGGGQQRATRSTEEVEEQAQEAQASEDLKERQEKLSDDVDSVLDEIDDVLEENAEDFVRSFVQKGGQ, encoded by the coding sequence ATGGCGACCAAGGACACCGGCGGCGGGCAGCAGCGGGCGACGCGCTCCACCGAGGAGGTCGAGGAGCAGGCGCAGGAGGCGCAGGCCTCCGAGGACCTCAAGGAGCGCCAGGAGAAGCTGTCGGACGACGTCGACTCCGTGCTGGACGAGATCGACGACGTCTTGGAAGAAAACGCAGAGGACTTCGTTCGGAGTTTTGTGCAAAAGGGCGGTCAGTAG
- a CDS encoding endonuclease VII domain-containing protein: MLSLQTGICVLCLSAPAAHVDHCHETGRVRGVLCFNCNSAIGKLGDDPDTVRRAAAYLEGTSWKPTLVAPGVYRLPS, translated from the coding sequence ATGCTCTCGTTGCAGACGGGTATCTGCGTGCTCTGCCTGTCCGCTCCTGCAGCGCATGTGGATCACTGTCATGAGACGGGTAGGGTCCGTGGCGTACTGTGCTTCAACTGCAATTCGGCCATCGGCAAGTTGGGAGACGATCCCGACACCGTCCGGCGGGCTGCCGCCTACTTGGAAGGAACCTCGTGGAAGCCAACCCTCGTAGCACCGGGCGTCTACCGGCTGCCTTCCTGA
- the prcB gene encoding proteasome subunit beta: MEANPRSTGRLPAAFLTPGSSSFMDFLGEHSPELLPGKRVLPPVQGAIEAPHGTTIVAASFPGGVVLAGDRRATMGNMIAQRDIEKVFPADEYSAVGIAGTAGLAVEMVKLFQLELEHFEKVEGAQLSLEGKANRLSTMIRSNLGMAMQGLAVVPLFAGWDVDREKGRIFSYDVTGGRSEEQGYAATGSGSIFARGSMKKLFREDLTEEQALTLVIQALYDAADEDSATGGPDVGRRIYPIVTVITDEGFRKLTEAETSEIAHAVLERRREQPDGPRASLL; this comes from the coding sequence GTGGAAGCCAACCCTCGTAGCACCGGGCGTCTACCGGCTGCCTTCCTGACGCCCGGCTCCTCGTCCTTCATGGACTTCCTCGGCGAGCACTCTCCCGAGCTGCTCCCGGGCAAGCGCGTCCTGCCTCCGGTGCAGGGCGCGATCGAGGCACCCCACGGCACGACGATCGTCGCCGCCTCGTTCCCCGGCGGCGTGGTGCTCGCCGGTGACCGCCGGGCCACCATGGGCAACATGATCGCCCAGCGTGACATCGAGAAGGTCTTCCCGGCCGACGAGTACTCCGCCGTCGGCATCGCCGGCACCGCCGGCCTGGCGGTGGAGATGGTCAAGCTGTTCCAGCTCGAGCTGGAGCACTTCGAGAAGGTGGAGGGCGCCCAGCTCTCCCTCGAGGGCAAGGCGAACCGTCTGTCCACGATGATCCGCAGCAATCTCGGCATGGCCATGCAGGGCCTCGCGGTGGTCCCGCTCTTCGCCGGCTGGGACGTCGACCGGGAGAAGGGCCGGATCTTCTCGTACGACGTGACCGGCGGCCGTTCGGAGGAGCAGGGCTACGCCGCGACGGGTTCCGGGTCGATCTTCGCCCGCGGGTCGATGAAGAAGCTCTTCCGCGAGGACCTGACCGAGGAGCAGGCGCTCACACTGGTCATCCAGGCGCTCTACGACGCGGCCGACGAGGACTCCGCCACGGGCGGGCCCGACGTGGGCCGCCGTATCTACCCGATCGTCACCGTCATCACCGACGAGGGCTTCCGCAAGCTGACCGAGGCCGAGACCTCCGAGATCGCGCACGCGGTCCTGGAGCGCCGGAGGGAGCAGCCCGACGGCCCGAGGGCCTCGCTGCTCTGA
- the prcA gene encoding proteasome subunit alpha produces the protein MSTPFYVSPQQAMADRAEYARKGIARGRSLVVMQYADGIVFVGENPSRALHKFSEIYDRIGFAAAGKYNEYENLRIGGVRYADLRGYTYDRDDVTARGLANVYAQTLGTIFSSAGEKPYEVELVVAEVGTSPEGDQIYRLPHDGSIVDEHGSVAVGGNAEQISSFLDQRHRDGMSLAEALKLAVQALSRDTNGGEREIPAERLEVAVLDRTRPQQRKFKRIVGRQLSRLLGADDAASAPTEAPSDEETPEDEA, from the coding sequence GTGTCGACGCCGTTCTATGTCTCACCCCAGCAGGCGATGGCCGACCGGGCGGAATACGCCCGCAAGGGCATCGCGCGCGGCCGCAGCCTGGTCGTGATGCAGTACGCCGACGGCATCGTGTTCGTCGGCGAGAACCCGTCCCGCGCGCTGCACAAGTTCAGCGAGATCTACGACCGGATCGGCTTCGCCGCGGCCGGCAAGTACAACGAGTACGAGAACCTGCGCATCGGCGGCGTCCGCTACGCCGACCTGCGCGGCTACACCTACGACCGCGACGACGTGACGGCCCGCGGGCTCGCGAACGTCTACGCGCAGACGCTGGGCACGATCTTCTCCAGCGCCGGCGAGAAGCCGTACGAGGTCGAACTGGTCGTCGCCGAGGTGGGCACCTCGCCGGAGGGCGACCAGATCTACCGGCTGCCGCACGACGGCTCGATCGTGGACGAGCACGGCTCGGTCGCGGTCGGCGGCAACGCCGAGCAGATCAGCTCCTTCCTCGACCAGCGGCACCGTGACGGGATGTCCCTCGCGGAGGCGCTGAAGCTCGCCGTGCAGGCCCTGTCCCGCGACACCAACGGCGGCGAGCGGGAGATCCCCGCCGAGCGCCTGGAGGTCGCGGTACTGGACCGCACCCGTCCCCAGCAGCGCAAGTTCAAGCGGATCGTGGGCCGCCAGCTGTCCCGCCTGCTCGGGGCCGACGACGCCGCCTCCGCCCCGACGGAGGCCCCGTCGGACGAGGAGACCCCGGAGGACGAGGCGTAG
- a CDS encoding LacI family DNA-binding transcriptional regulator produces the protein MQTREPAAGGARPTSRDVARAAGVSQATVSLVLGGKWRGRVSERTAGLVRDAASDLGYRPNLAARNLRLGRTRTALLVVPALTNEFFARVYGGAAAVAAEHGFGVVLYPSPEGVGPARDPFASARAALDGVIASSMAVGALDAIRGSDLPLVMLDSDPSDPGSAAQVNLDVADGMRQVTDHLLGLGHRRFVHLASAVSSWTFEVRARALEAALRKVPEAELRTVPSPLDVSGALREAGRTLTGPGPRPTALVCDDDILAAGACKAVRRLGLRVPEDVSVTGFDDLALATAVEPELTTVRLPAERIGQAGMTALLDVLASRPPASGALPVTLVPRGSTGPAPTA, from the coding sequence GTGCAGACACGGGAGCCCGCCGCCGGCGGAGCGCGGCCGACCAGCAGGGACGTGGCGCGCGCCGCCGGGGTGTCCCAGGCCACGGTGTCGCTGGTGCTGGGTGGGAAGTGGCGCGGCCGGGTGTCCGAGCGCACCGCCGGACTGGTGCGCGACGCGGCGTCCGACCTCGGCTACCGGCCGAATCTCGCCGCGCGCAATCTGCGGCTGGGCCGGACGCGGACGGCCCTGCTGGTGGTGCCCGCCCTGACCAACGAGTTCTTCGCCCGCGTGTACGGGGGCGCCGCCGCGGTGGCCGCCGAGCACGGCTTCGGTGTGGTGCTGTACCCCTCCCCCGAGGGCGTGGGACCCGCCCGGGACCCCTTCGCGTCCGCCCGTGCCGCCCTGGACGGGGTGATCGCCTCCTCGATGGCGGTCGGGGCGCTGGACGCGATCCGCGGGTCCGATCTGCCGCTGGTGATGCTGGACAGCGACCCTTCGGACCCGGGGTCAGCGGCCCAGGTGAACCTGGACGTCGCGGACGGTATGCGGCAGGTGACGGACCATCTGCTCGGCCTCGGGCACCGTCGCTTCGTCCATCTCGCCTCCGCGGTGTCGTCATGGACCTTCGAGGTGAGGGCCCGGGCCTTGGAAGCGGCCCTGCGTAAGGTGCCGGAGGCGGAGCTGCGGACGGTTCCGTCGCCGCTCGACGTGTCCGGTGCGCTGAGGGAGGCAGGGCGGACCCTGACCGGTCCGGGGCCGCGGCCCACCGCCCTGGTCTGCGACGACGACATCCTCGCGGCCGGCGCCTGCAAGGCGGTCCGCCGCCTGGGGCTGCGGGTGCCGGAGGACGTCTCGGTGACCGGTTTCGACGATCTGGCCCTGGCGACGGCGGTGGAGCCGGAGCTCACCACGGTCCGCCTCCCGGCCGAACGGATCGGCCAGGCCGGCATGACCGCACTCCTCGACGTCCTCGCGTCCCGCCCCCCGGCCTCCGGCGCCCTCCCGGTCACCCTCGTCCCCCGGGGCTCCACTGGCCCCGCGCCGACGGCCTGA